One Carya illinoinensis cultivar Pawnee chromosome 5, C.illinoinensisPawnee_v1, whole genome shotgun sequence genomic window, AATTCATTGTTTACTAAAAGTTTTGATGAAAcgatttttactatttttcatcCTGCTTTGGATGCCTAGGAGTGATTAGCAGCTGAATGGGAAAGAGAATTAGTTAAATGAAATGAACAGAAATGTTTTTCAGGATGGGGACTGttgatctttattttttgggttgaaCTCAGACATGTCAGTTAGGAACTGAATGTATCGGAAATACTTTGAGTCAACTATTAACAAATAAGTTACTTGCCATACTGAAGGTTTGCTCGTGCTCTAGGATGATGTTCAGGCTGTCCTTTCTTGTTTCCCCAGTCATGGGTGGCTATCAAATAGTTTTTCTAGTATCTTTGTTTTTTCTATCTTATGTACTTTAAACTGATTTCCATCTTTTTGAAGGGAagatttgtttaattttcaagAATCAATCTTCGTGATATGTGGGTCTATATCTGATATTAAACTCCTGACTATCAAATAATATGCATAAAACCCTCAATTTCAGGTCATGGACTTTTCAACTGTATAATTTACTTAAAGTTAAGTTTAGTGTCTTATCATGATCATTTTAGAAATGAGCTGTGCTAGGTTGCCGCCTGGCAatgttgtgtttttatttttatgttttttttttttcatatttttcaaatatatttaaatatttaaaaaaaaaaaaacaccaatacACTATaaattacttccttaatcattaagtaaaaaaaattaaaatttttgatgAGCAGTCGTTTGGAGCGGTAATGTTGGGGTGGCATGGTAGATTTATTCTTTTAGAAATAGGGAATTAGTTCTCTGGATTCAAATGACGATGAATCAAACATTAATTCATTAAGACTTCCTGTTTCTACAGGTTGTGTGGTTACGATCCACCTCCGGCTCGTTTATTTGGTTTGCGGGTGCTTGACCTGAAGGAGCAGGGAGTTAGTGAGGAAGAAGCAATGGCTGTAGCTGACGTGTGTATCATAGACTCTTGGATTTAGCTCTTTTCCTAAATGTGTGCTCTCCGTTCCACACACCCAACCACACCCTCTCTTAATTTAATAGCTGTTTCTTGATGTCTAGATGGAATACCGGGTGGagaaaaaagcaaagaagaaggcGTATGCTCGCTTAAAGCAGATTGCCCGAGTTCAAGGGAAGAAACCTCCTCCTAACCCGTATCCTAGTGCTATCAAAGAGATTCAAGCAGAGGAGAGGAAGTATGTTCATGACCGTTTCTTCAACCCCAAGATACTTGAAATTGTGCAGAAGTTGAAAGAGGATAGGGCAGCTGAGATGCAGGACAGATTCAGAGGTGGCTATTGACGTTAAAGTGGCAGGAGAGCAGAGTGCCTTGTTTTCCTTCTAGAtgcttggtttttatttttccccaGCAATAATTATGGCCAATCAACTATTAGAGTGCTCATATATTGGCCTTGGGGTTTTTGTCAAATATGAGATGAGTTTATCAGACCAAGtactttaaaaatgatttttttattttattttaagcatatgtttttttattgggTCACCAAAAACTATAAATTCTGTTATTGATTAAAGCCTAGAGAAAATATGTATCATACGTGACTTTGGTGGATTTAGCAATATTTCTTTTAACGTctaattaaaggttttgattaCCCAATGTATTTTGGACAAGTGGTAGATTCTTTGGAAATTCATGGTTCTCGGGACGGTCAAAAGTTTCTTCAGATGTGTCCGATTGTAATGTGGATCATCGGGAGGGTATTGTGAAAGGAAGTCTCTCTTTGTTGGTGCTTCAATCATGGGGTTGGGTGGTTCTAGTCTTCAAGATCGGACTTGTTTGAAGCGAGTGctaacctttaccagaagaaaAAAATCTCCCGAATATCCGTCAAATCACGCCGATTGGAATTTGGAGGGAAGGAAGGAGCatttccttccttttctttcctctctttGTAAGTttctatttactatttttttcctctttcctctAGATTGGAAGTCTATTGCTCTATGGTCTCCAAAACGTCACGCTGTCATACTATCTATCATGTTTATTGACCGCCGATCTTCATCAAGACTTTCCTATAAACATTGCAAAAAGATGGAAGTGTGAGATTCACACATCACTGCATATCCATGCCTCTGGCCAAATGTCATGTGTTGTATTACTAAACTCCCTGCCGTTGGGTCTTTCATATCTACATACCTTGTTGGTGCCCATTAGCAGCGCTAGTACCCCCAAAAATGGCTTCCTTGTGCTTTCATTGTTTAGAGTTAATCAATCCTAATTATCTATCTATGTATTTACTTTTCATAACTAAGGATTAAGAGGAAGAGGTATTGGATATCTCTTTGACAATACCAAAACAACAAGATTTagggtgggtttgggtgttgagaagtgttaaggagagttgtgaatagtaataaaaagtaggtgaaaagtaataataaagtaatgaatagtaataaaaagtgggtaaaaagtaatgaatagtaaaaaaagtaggtgaaaagtaataataaagtaatgaatagtagtgagaagtgttgagaagtgttgaagagacttcaacacccaaacacagctTTAGTCCCTCCTTTCAGATGCAGCTTTCAACCGCATTCAGATAACCTGTTTCACTATATGAAAGTTGCTATCCCCTAGCCCTAGGCTTGGGCTAGGAAAACAGGTTTGGATTGaatttatcttatctaattttatgtttttatactGGGTTTAGTggattgaaaagagagagacagagaattGATCCTCACACCTTTcctacagttttttttttttttttaaagcatatTGTATTTATTAATATCGGATATTACAACTAGACTTAAAACATACATTACAAGTcaactataatattaatagcTCCCTAGTACATAATTGTAACTGACATGGTCTAGTCCATGTTGCAAACCCTTACAGACCCATAGTCTGAAAGACGACACAATTCTATCCAAGATAGAGTGAATAAATCCCATATTTTGTCTAAAATTGAGTAAAGAACATACTTTATGGACAAAAGTCCAAAAGgcaatgtgttttttttaattttttatttgtctaaaataaaagacaatacataaaattaaatatacatgaaaaataactaaaatacatCTTGAGAGTATAGCGGTCAGTCAGGTTTAAAGTAACCGGTAACTCTAGACCCAGAAAAGTTGTGTGTAGCGGTAGAATAGCACTCCGGCGGAAGTGCATGAGATTCACATGCCAACTTTAAACTGCATATGTGGCTCAAGCGCCACGCTATACGGTGAACTTTTTCACCCATATAAAGGATCGGCACGTTGGAAAGCCTACCGTAGGGGGCGTGGTTGTTGCCAGACTCTAGAAAGCAATAGGACCTTCCTCTATACTAAGCTCCTTCCCCCCTCTGCATAGGTCTCTTTTGGATTGGTGTCCGGAGAGAAGGaggagctctctctctctca contains:
- the LOC122312013 gene encoding uncharacterized protein LOC122312013; its protein translation is MSFMKGDLLTRTRKLVKGLAKAEPVWLKAMEHAPPATFPRADGKVKRISLPEDVYIKKFFQKHPDSKHEDAIKLCGYDPPPARLFGLRVLDLKEQGVSEEEAMAVADMEYRVEKKAKKKAYARLKQIARVQGKKPPPNPYPSAIKEIQAEERKYVHDRFFNPKILEIVQKLKEDRAAEMQDRFRGGY